In Altererythrobacter aquiaggeris, the genomic stretch TTGCGCCCATCACGGCAATTTCTGCCGTGGGCCAGGCGTAGTTGAGGTCGCCGCGCAAATGCTTGCTCGCCATCACGTCATAGGCGCCGCCATAGGCTTTGCGGGTGATCACGGTGATTTTGGGCACGGTCGCCTCGGCATAGGCGAACAGCAATTTCGCGCCGTGCTTGATGATGCCGTTATGCTCCTGAGCGGTGCCGGGCAGGAAGCCGGGGACATCGACGAAGGTCAGGATCGGAATTTCGAATGCATCGCAAAACCGCACGAAGCGCGCGGCTTTCTTGCTGGAATTGATATCCAGCACGCCCGCCAGCACCATCGGCTGGTTTGCGACCACGCCCACGGTGCGCCCCTCGATCCGGCCAAAACCGCACAATATGTTGCCCGCATGCGCCGGTTGCACTTCGAAGAAATCGCCCTCGTCCAGTACTTTCCGTAGCACCTCGTGCATATCGTAAGGCTGGTTGGCGTTGTCGGGGATGACCGTGTCGAGGCTCATGTCCTCCCGGTCATGCGGATCATTTGTCGGCCGCTCGGGCACTTCCACGCGGTTCGACAGCGGGAGGAAATCGACGAAATTGCGCGCCGCCATCAGCGCCTCGATGTCGTTTTCAAACGCCAGATCGGCGACGCTGGTTTTGGTCGTATGCGTCACCGCGCCGCCCAGTTCTTCCTGCGTCACGACTTCGTTGGTTACCGTTTTCACCACATCGGGGCCGGTCACGAACATGTACGAACTATCCTTCACCATGAAGATGAAGTCGGTCATCGCGGGCGAATACACCGCACCGCCGGCACAAGGCCCCATGATCAGGCTGATTTGCGGGACAACGCCGCTGGCCAGAACATTGCGCTGGAACACTTCGGCATATCCGCCCAGCGATGCGACGCCTTCCTGAATCCGCGCGCCGCCGCTGTCATTCAGACCGATGACCGGCGCGCCCACCTTCATCGCGGTGTCGAGCACCTTGCAGATTTTCTCCGCATGACGTTCCGACAGACTGCCGCCGAAAACGGTA encodes the following:
- a CDS encoding acyl-CoA carboxylase subunit beta — protein: MSANIAEMERRRDAAQLGGGQQRIDAQHAKGKLTARERLDILLDDGSFEESDMYVVHNCTDFGMDAEHIPGDGVVTGSGTINGRLVYVYSQDFTVFGGSLSERHAEKICKVLDTAMKVGAPVIGLNDSGGARIQEGVASLGGYAEVFQRNVLASGVVPQISLIMGPCAGGAVYSPAMTDFIFMVKDSSYMFVTGPDVVKTVTNEVVTQEELGGAVTHTTKTSVADLAFENDIEALMAARNFVDFLPLSNRVEVPERPTNDPHDREDMSLDTVIPDNANQPYDMHEVLRKVLDEGDFFEVQPAHAGNILCGFGRIEGRTVGVVANQPMVLAGVLDINSSKKAARFVRFCDAFEIPILTFVDVPGFLPGTAQEHNGIIKHGAKLLFAYAEATVPKITVITRKAYGGAYDVMASKHLRGDLNYAWPTAEIAVMGAKGAVEIIFRKDAGDPDKIAEKTKEYEDRFANPFVAAQRGYIDEVIYPHSTRRRIALGLRKLRGKVLENPWKKHDNIPL